The segment CCTTACAACCATAACACGGATCCTAAAAGATAAATGATTGAGAGAAAGAACACAGTGAAATCATCACAGCAAAAAGAAAACAGAAATCACAAAGAAAGACTCGATATTCATTAAGCTATGAAACAGAAAATTTATGGAAAACTGGACACCTGAACTAGCGCCGGTTTGGAAGTGGAGGTGGGTGATGAAATCAAGAAACTTGAAGATGGTCATTTGAGGGTGTGTTATCATGGATATGACACTATTTCCGAATGAAGTAGTACTTCTGATCCCATCAATCATCTGATCCTTATTCTCTGGTAATGGCATTATTGGAGGAGGAGGATGCACTGAGTTCTGGTTCGGTGGAACTGCTGATTTAGGCGGTGAAAATAAATTTTCTGGGAGGGGAGTTGCATGTGGGCTGGTTGGTGATGGCATTATTGGGGAAGGATGCGCTAAGCTTTGTATGGGTGGACATGCTGGAATAGGCGACAACAACATGGCTCTTGGTGCTGGTAGTGTAGGGGGTAAAATTAAATTTGATGAAGGTATCATTATCTTATCGCATGGTTTTGCAGTTTCATCGTTTTGATCACTTTTGCGGTTAACTTGTTGCTGCTCAATTGTTTCTAGGAGGGGAGTTGCATGTAGGGTGGTTGGTGATGGCATTATCGGGGAAGGATGCAATAAGCTCTGTATGGGTGGACATGCTGGAATAGGCGACAACATCATGGCTTCTGGTGCTGGTAGTGTAGGAGGTAAAATTAAATTTGATGAAGGTATCATAACTTATCGCATGGTTTTGCAGTTTCATCGTTTTGATCACTTTTGCGGTTTACTTGTTGCTGCTCAATTATTTCTGGGAGGGGAGTTGCATGTGGGGTGGTTGGTGATGGCATTATCGGGGAAGGATGCACTAAGCTCTGTATGGGTGGACATGCTGGAATAGGCGACAACAGCATTGCTCTTGGTGCTGGTAGTGTAGGaggtaaaattaaatttaatgaaGGTATCATTATCTTATCGCATGGTTTTGCAGTTTCATCGTTTTGATCACTTTTGCGGTTTACTTGTTGCTCCTCAATTGTTTCTGGGAGGGGAGTTGCATGTGGGGTGGTTGGTGATGGCATTATTGGGGAAGGATGCACTAAGCTCTGTATGGGTGGACATGCTGGAATAGGCGACAACAGCATGGCTCTTGGTGCTGGTAGTGTAGGAGGTAAAATTAAATTTGATGAAGGTATCATTGACACATCGCATGGTTCTGCAGTTTCATCGTTTTGATCACTTTTATGGTTTACTTGTTGTTGCTCAATTGTTTCTGCTGCCTTTGGATCTGGAGCACCACCCGTAATCCATCCAATAACATCAAACATCATTTCAAAGATTGATGATGACGATGATCTTCTTAATTCCATAAGTGGTCGTGGTGATGATATTGTTGAAGATGGAGGTGGCAGGCTTGAGATCCTTCCACCCATATTCAGAATTATCGACTCATCGTTCAAGGGCATCCCTGTAGCAAGCATCCCCCCAAAAAATaagtaataattatatatattaactaTAAACAATATTTATATATCTCCTATAAAAagaattaacttaaattaattctacataccattaatattttatataaatcagTTATAGGAACCAATAGCCGTacaattgaaatttttttatattagataaattaataattagattttttttaaaattttattcaaaatgtGACAACTACGAATATATAACAAAGCATGAATTTGTATAAACAGTTACAAGGAGAAGATAATAGTAAattccttatatatatatatatatatatatattacatttacCGGGCATAAGTCTTGCTTGAGCATCAATAGAAAGCAGAGGGAGAAACAGCAAAAAGAAGAAAGCAGTGAGGCAGTTCATTTTGGAAGCACAGTTCAAATAAATTTAATGTTCCAAAAGTATTAATTATGATACGAAGGAAGTGAGATACAAAATCAAGTATTTATAGATACGCGAAACCATATGCATATAATTACGTATTAGATAATAGGCCAATGGGAGCAGTAAAAGAAAAACGGCTTTGAACATATCATAAAGTACTGATGTAAATGGGTGCAGTCAAATTAATATATTTGATTAAGTTCAAGTACTTCAACTAACATGAGAGCTTGGTTGGCCAATAGGAGGGCAAAGGGAAAGAGGGAAGAAACGGTGGTGGGTGTGGAAAAATAAGAGAGGGACGAGTTTAGTCAATTCAGGACtcattcctccattaatcaacaTCTCCAGTTAATATACAAATTAGTAGAAAATTCTCCTTCTCAGCTGAGTTCtcacctactcaaaatattaggaatttgtaattatatttgtttCAGTCATACTTGCCATATTTGTCTGTTTGCTTTTATCTTATGCATAGGTCTAGAATGTAGACCTCAACACAATAGCCACAAATAATGATGGTAATTTTAAATACAGTGGTCACAAGCGACCAATGTATATTCTAAGTTCATTTCGTTTACTAATGTGAAAATTATAATCAGACACAGATGACTAAGTCATCCAATCAAAACCTCTGCCTGTCAACTCCTCTCTGTTCCTATACCCAGATCCCAAGAAGCTGtcataatatgtaaatattaatttgTTAAGATTGTAATAATTTCTATTACTTTCTCGCAGGGTATATTACGAATTTAATCGCGCTGGAGTTTATATATTTTGTATGATTACATTAGTTTAGCTAAAACTTAAATAGCAAAATTTCACATTAATTGTCTTATTAAAATTACCTAAAAGTAtcagttttaatttaattatctatATACTATATTCTATAAATTCTtgaatttaaaatgattaatcaACTAACACcaattttataaaagaaattacATAATTAAACTCAAAGATTAATATAAAAATGTATTTAAATCTCATATGATAGTCGATGGTTAAATATATTTACCACCTTAAGTGTTGCCTAAGTTTGAATCATGCTAGTCACGTTTGTTATTCAATTTTATTCTATTATTGTAATacactcaaaatatatataaagaaaatgtTTTCCatattattttttcttattttgatattttttttgtcaaaattgaAGTCTAAattaaatcctttttcataagtTGGTAACTTCGTTTGTTAACTAAATCAATGATTGATATAACTCAATCATCAAGTAACAGTAGCAAAGATGCCACGTAAGcaatatcatatcattatttatgtcaaataatttcaaaaataaaaatagataaattaaattaaaatttaaaattctataaaaattataaataagtaaaccatatataattttaaaaataggtatattaatatttttttttaaaattcctcTCCCCCGCTCTCAGCTCCCTCAACTTGCACAGATGAACTGGAACTCAAATTACTAAACTATTCAATTCTCTCAACAATGCAACAAGGTAGAAATTTCAAGGGGGAGCTTTTAGGACGGTGAAACACTGGCTTGCATTCTGAGGGTAAACCTATTAAAGGTATCTGAGATAATATTAATTAGGGTAATGTCTCTTGAGGGAAAGATGTTGCTGACTTGGTTTCTATTGGAACTACTTATAATTCTCAAAGATACTCTGTAGGAATCTAAGAAGTCAATTAGCTTGATTGGGTGGCCAGCCAATTGTCCACCTTCATCCGGCTAATGAAAGCCACACAAGTCTCCAACTAGATACTCCGCCAACTCAACAACACCAACAACGGGACCACCGTTTTTGCACCGACCGACAGTGCTTTCTGAAAGACAAGGTTTCCTACACCGTAGATGGAGCTAAAGACAGTTTCAGAAATTGTGCACGAGATTAAGGATAAGGTGTTAGAGACTGCACGTGAAGCCAAAGACGAGGTCATAGAAACAACCCGGCAAACGAAGGGGCTATCGATGGTGCTTGCGGCAAAGAGAAAGAGGAACAATGCTGTGGAAACAGCGAAAGACACAGCCGAGACGCCCTGGTGTCAAATGGTGAACAATGGTTTTGGTCAATGCACCAGATGCTTCAAGCTTTTAATCTTTTGTTATCCTTTTTCATGGTTTTGTTCAATTCACTGTATTTCGAGCCTAAAGCCACAAAGGTACTGATTTTCATATAGCTTCTTTTGCTCAGTTGTAGTAGTTACAATATTTAGCAATTCATCCCAGCCAGTTTTGCTTCTTTCTGCAACTGATGATATGGGTGATGTAGGTTATGTTGGAGAGAATAGAATGGAAAAGGAAGAGGGAGAGATATCATAGCTTTTTCTAGGTTCGTTGGACTGGGTGGAGCCGGAGATGATGTCAGAGCCAGTACCGGAGCTAAAGACAGAAGAGGCTGTGGTGGCGGTTCCAGAGAGGGAGGAGACGTTcacctttatttatttttaatatttttttaaatttttaataaatttatttttttattttttaaattttgttgctATGACATACCATGTCATCATTGTTAATAGTTAATTTCGGTCAACTAACAATTTCTATTAtcgatttaattaattatttttatcattaaaatTCAATTCGACATGACATGATAAAAGATTCCCATGAAAATTAAGTTTAAaagcttaattaatttttcatttttgttaAAGACTATTTTCAccttaaactttaattttataaacaatGGTAAACAAGTAGTAAGCGAAGGGAAAAAACTATTTGGGGAAAATTATGACATTAATTATTAAgatgttaattttatttttatttcatttataatagtaaataaaaaaatctaaattgCATGGGATGgctcattttaatttttaacttctTTAGTGATTAATTGTGAGGCATCTTTGACATgtcattaaatttattttaggatAAGAATGTTATTAGGTCATGTTAAATATTTTGTATCATTTTATTTGATAGTAGAAAAAAAAAGATGTATGttatgttaattttatataatatttgagTTACTTCGTGTATTTAA is part of the Gossypium arboreum isolate Shixiya-1 chromosome 5, ASM2569848v2, whole genome shotgun sequence genome and harbors:
- the LOC108451514 gene encoding actin cytoskeleton-regulatory complex protein PAN1-like, which produces MGGRISSLPPPSSTISSPRPLMELRRSSSSSIFEMMFDVIGWITGGAPDPKAAETIEQQQVNHKSDQNDETAEPCDVSMIPSSNLILPPTLPAPRAMLLSPIPACPPIQSLVHPSPIMPSPTTPHATPLPETIEEQQVNRKSDQNDETAKPCDKIMIPSLNLILPPTLPAPRAMLLSPIPACPPIQSLVHPSPIMPSPTTPHATPLPEIIEQQQVNRKSDQNDETAKPCDKL
- the LOC108452757 gene encoding uncharacterized protein LOC108452757 — its product is MELKTVSEIVHEIKDKVLETAREAKDEVIETTRQTKGLSMVLAAKRKRNNAVETAKDTAETPWCQMVNNGFGQCTRCFKLLIFCYPFSWFCSIHCISSLKPQRLCWRE